Proteins encoded in a region of the Bacillus sp. T3 genome:
- a CDS encoding glutamate-5-semialdehyde dehydrogenase — translation MSEVKEKGALAKKASFALIGVSTAQKNNALAKIAEQLLKDQETIIAENKKDIEQGKLKGFNESILDRILLNEKRIKDMAEAIGLLIELKDPIGETLESIQKDNGLVIKKRRVPIGVIGMIYEARPNVTIDAATLSLKTGNAVILRGSSSARFSNMALVQSIHRALAQTDLPLTAVQLIEDTSHETANELFHLNEYLDVLIPRGGKNLIDTVVREASVPVLETGAGNCHIFIDETANFEMAEQIAINGKTQRPSVCNAIETILIHEKWFAENGEKLLKTLDDYGVEVFGDEKVCQTFQAAKHATEEDWHTEYLALKVSMKVVDSVEEAIKHINQYGTKHSEAIITENNENADVFLTKVDAAAVYHNASTRFTDGFEFGYGAEIGISTQKLHARGPMGLPALTSSKFYIYGNGQIRG, via the coding sequence ATGAGTGAAGTGAAAGAAAAAGGAGCATTAGCCAAAAAGGCGAGCTTTGCCTTAATCGGGGTGTCGACTGCACAAAAAAACAATGCGTTAGCAAAAATTGCTGAGCAGCTCTTGAAGGACCAAGAAACGATTATTGCTGAAAACAAAAAAGATATAGAGCAAGGAAAATTGAAAGGTTTTAATGAATCGATTCTAGACAGAATCTTATTAAACGAAAAACGCATCAAGGATATGGCAGAGGCAATTGGCTTGCTAATAGAGCTTAAAGATCCAATTGGGGAAACACTTGAAAGTATTCAGAAAGATAATGGGCTTGTCATTAAGAAACGAAGAGTTCCAATTGGCGTCATAGGGATGATATACGAGGCAAGACCCAATGTAACCATTGATGCAGCAACCTTGTCTTTAAAAACTGGCAATGCGGTCATCCTACGCGGAAGCTCTTCGGCTCGTTTTTCAAATATGGCTTTAGTTCAATCAATCCATCGTGCCTTGGCACAAACTGATCTACCATTAACCGCGGTGCAATTAATAGAAGATACGAGTCACGAAACTGCAAATGAATTATTCCATCTCAACGAGTATTTGGATGTACTGATCCCTCGAGGTGGAAAAAACCTAATTGATACAGTTGTTCGTGAAGCTTCCGTACCAGTTTTGGAAACTGGTGCAGGAAATTGTCATATTTTTATTGATGAAACTGCTAATTTTGAAATGGCAGAGCAAATCGCTATAAATGGCAAAACACAGCGTCCATCCGTATGCAATGCGATTGAAACCATTTTAATTCATGAAAAATGGTTTGCTGAAAATGGGGAAAAACTATTAAAAACGCTTGATGACTATGGTGTTGAAGTATTCGGTGATGAAAAGGTTTGTCAAACTTTTCAAGCAGCAAAGCATGCGACCGAAGAAGACTGGCACACAGAATATTTAGCGCTAAAAGTTAGCATGAAGGTTGTTGATAGTGTTGAAGAGGCTATCAAGCATATTAATCAATATGGAACAAAACATTCAGAAGCCATCATCACCGAGAATAATGAAAATGCAGATGTCTTTTTAACAAAAGTGGACGCTGCGGCTGTTTATCATAATGCTTCAACGCGTTTTACTGATGGATTTGAATTTGGCTATGGGGCAGAAAT
- the proB gene encoding glutamate 5-kinase, which yields MEKKRVVVKIGSSSLTNSKGEIDYEKFTDHIEAIAALRSEGHEVVLVSSGAVAAGFKRLGYPSRPVTLKGKQAAAAVGQSLLIQSYMEQLGKFNIVPAQILLTRKDFSKKDRYRNAYSTLTELLERGILPIINENDTVSVEELTFGDNDMLSALVSGLVHAEQLIILTDINGLYDANPRTNPDAKKLDFLHVVTDEMLNVAEGAGSNVGTGGMLSKLIAAKTALLLGVRVFIGHGKGRMKLLEILEGKGDGTYIGGDALPTVTNNKQWIALHSEISGKIHVDQGAEEALLFNGKSLLPAGIYKVEGSFEKGEVVEVYGSSGLLGKGEVLYSSADLNKIKGKRTDELTTTAAIAVIHRDKWVKV from the coding sequence GCACTTCGCTCAGAAGGACACGAGGTAGTGCTAGTCTCTTCAGGTGCTGTGGCAGCTGGATTTAAACGTCTCGGCTATCCTTCAAGACCTGTCACTTTAAAAGGGAAACAAGCTGCTGCTGCAGTTGGGCAAAGCCTATTAATCCAATCCTACATGGAGCAACTCGGCAAATTTAATATCGTTCCCGCGCAAATTTTACTTACGAGAAAGGATTTCTCAAAGAAAGACCGATATCGAAATGCTTATTCAACTTTGACAGAGTTACTAGAAAGAGGGATTCTCCCGATTATTAATGAAAATGATACGGTTTCCGTTGAAGAGCTGACATTTGGTGATAATGATATGCTTTCTGCATTAGTAAGTGGTCTTGTTCATGCAGAACAGCTCATTATTTTGACGGATATAAATGGTTTATATGATGCGAATCCTAGAACCAATCCTGATGCGAAGAAGTTGGATTTTCTTCATGTCGTGACAGACGAAATGCTGAATGTTGCCGAAGGAGCAGGCTCGAATGTTGGAACAGGTGGGATGCTATCAAAGCTCATCGCTGCCAAAACGGCTTTATTATTAGGTGTTCGAGTGTTTATTGGTCATGGAAAAGGAAGGATGAAATTACTTGAGATTTTAGAAGGCAAAGGCGATGGGACTTATATCGGTGGTGATGCACTACCGACCGTAACGAATAATAAACAATGGATTGCCTTACATTCTGAGATTTCTGGTAAAATTCATGTGGATCAAGGGGCAGAGGAAGCACTTTTATTTAATGGTAAAAGTCTATTACCTGCCGGCATCTATAAAGTTGAAGGTTCATTTGAAAAAGGTGAAGTCGTGGAAGTGTATGGTTCATCTGGGTTACTGGGTAAGGGAGAAGTTTTATATTCTTCAGCTGATTTAAACAAAATCAAAGGCAAGCGGACAGACGAGCTTACAACAACTGCAGCAATTGCTGTCATTCATCGTGATAAATGGGTAAAAGTGTAA